In Verrucomicrobiia bacterium, one DNA window encodes the following:
- a CDS encoding hydroxymethylbilane synthase translates to MSHEENLGADKHPIFIATRGSALALAQANMVLAQCRAAFPRLTFELKIIKTTGDKLQTASMAQEGITLPKGLFTKELEVALLKHRADLAVHSLKDLPTELPSGLKLGAVGNRADVRDVLIYRDAQYLLSAEAKLQSTQCSPGQFKRRGFKPGLRIQDLPAGAVVATSSTRRRAQLLAVNRALKAPDIRGNVLTRLQKLAEKPELDATLLALAGLTRLNFSVTADGRLGGEAVPDGLLATVLDTEVMLPCVGQGAIGIEIREQDERLDAICEGLNHFNTRQCVTAERAFLAAMGGGCQSPVAGYAEVIGDKLRLRALSFANGPMRMAEATRPLNEPAELGQQLAAELH, encoded by the coding sequence ATGAGCCACGAGGAAAATTTGGGGGCAGATAAGCATCCCATTTTCATTGCCACCAGGGGCAGCGCCCTGGCGTTGGCTCAGGCCAATATGGTGCTCGCCCAATGCCGGGCGGCTTTTCCAAGACTGACTTTTGAGCTGAAAATCATCAAAACAACGGGAGACAAGCTCCAGACCGCCTCGATGGCGCAGGAAGGGATTACTCTGCCTAAGGGGCTGTTCACTAAGGAACTCGAAGTGGCCTTACTGAAGCACCGGGCAGACCTGGCGGTTCATAGCCTGAAAGATTTGCCAACCGAATTGCCCTCGGGTCTCAAACTGGGGGCGGTGGGCAACCGGGCCGATGTCCGCGACGTGCTCATCTATCGCGATGCCCAATACCTCCTCTCCGCAGAAGCCAAGCTGCAATCGACGCAATGCTCGCCTGGCCAATTCAAGCGCCGCGGGTTCAAGCCCGGCCTGCGCATCCAGGACCTTCCCGCTGGCGCGGTTGTAGCCACCAGCAGCACGCGACGCCGGGCGCAATTGCTGGCAGTCAATCGTGCACTGAAAGCTCCGGACATTCGGGGTAACGTTCTGACACGGCTGCAAAAACTCGCCGAAAAACCGGAACTCGACGCGACTCTGCTGGCATTGGCGGGCTTGACCCGGCTTAATTTTTCGGTGACAGCCGACGGACGGTTGGGGGGCGAGGCCGTTCCGGACGGGTTGCTGGCAACGGTCCTGGATACGGAGGTTATGCTTCCTTGCGTGGGCCAGGGCGCCATCGGGATTGAGATTCGGGAGCAGGACGAGCGGCTGGACGCCATCTGCGAAGGGCTGAATCATTTCAATACGCGCCAGTGCGTGACTGCTGAGCGGGCATTTCTGGCCGCAATGGGGGGCGGCTGTCAAAGCCCCGTGGCAGGATACGCGGAGGTCATCGGAGATAAACTCCGGTTGCGGGCGCTTTCCTTTGCCAACGGCCCGATGCGCATGGCCGAAGCGACGCGTCCGCTGAACGAGCCGGCCGAATTGGGCCAGCAGCTCGCTGCAGAGCTACACTAA